TGCAGGGGCAGGTTCTCGATGGTGCTAATTCCGTTTTCTGACAGGTAAAGCTCCACGAGGTACGGGTTGCAGCCTTCCTTAAACGCCTCTTCTGTAATGGATGTCAGCCGATTCGCTTGAAGGCTAAGCTTCCGGAGCTCGCGAAGATTGTGAAGGGAGTCGCCAATACTGTGGATCTTGTTTTTGCCGAGCCAGAGGCTCTGTAAAGACCGCAAGTTAGAGAGCCCAGATCCAATTTCGCGAATGCGGTTGCCGCCAAGTTCAAGAAGCTCCAGATGAACGAAGCTGCCGAGCCCTTCGATGACTTTGATTTTATTCTCCACCAAGTAGAGCTCCTTAAGCGTCGAGCCTAGAGAATCTAGGCCCGTGATCTTGCGTAGCTGATTGTAGCTCAAATCAAGCTTGGTGAGGGAGTAAAACGCGTGTGGGACTGCCTTCTTCGAGAGAGATCCACTTTCGGGGTCTGGCACCAATGCCGAGTCAAAAAAATCGCGCACCTTCCTGATCTTGTTGTCAAACAAATCTAGTTCAACAAGCCGCCCGGCCAAATGTTGCGGGAAAGCAGAAAGCTCATGAATGAGATTCttgcgcagagagagagtctTGCACTCGGTGAGCTGATTAAGGTCGAGGTCGTCCAGGGTGAACAGACGAATGTTGGCAATGTCAATGTCGGTGCTTTTAGCATTGATCGCTAGGTGCTCCGATGCGTGTTTCGTGCTTTCAGTGTGTTGCGGTGGCACTTCTTGCTCACCGTCGGTGTCACTGTTGGACCTTGCCGGCGtggcagctggaggaggcgcggcagcggcttgAAGAATCCTTTCCCTCAagcgcgccttcttctcctcgTCCAGATTGGCGAACATGGGCCTAGGATTCTTCGGGTGGGTATGGAAGTGCTAAAGGGTTGAAACGAAAACCAAGTGAAACCtgaggagaaaaaaaggagggagagtCAGTTGTAGAAGGCGTGGGACAAGCGGTATTAATGAAGCGACAGATAACGCGCGCACAG
This genomic interval from Leishmania mexicana MHOM/GT/2001/U1103 complete genome, chromosome 5 contains the following:
- a CDS encoding protein phosphatase type 1 regulator-like protein — its product is MFANLDEEKKARLRERILQAAAAPPPAATPARSNSDTDGEQEVPPQHTESTKHASEHLAINAKSTDIDIANIRLFTLDDLDLNQLTECKTLSLRKNLIHELSAFPQHLAGRLVELDLFDNKIRKVRDFFDSALVPDPESGSLSKKAVPHAFYSLTKLDLSYNQLRKITGLDSLGSTLKELYLVENKIKVIEGLGSFVHLELLELGGNRIREIGSGLSNLRSLQSLWLGKNKIHSIGDSLHNLRELRKLSLQANRLTSITEEAFKEGCNPYLVELYLSENGISTIENLPLHSLHLLDFSFNPISTINEAVINPTNMPELEEFWLTDGNINDWSEVKKFCGFANTLRTIYVERNPIEQDKRYRDKVYMNLPFVTQIDSWPVLNKGNLEADRLIQRRAS